In the Sarcophilus harrisii chromosome 3, mSarHar1.11, whole genome shotgun sequence genome, one interval contains:
- the LOC100928970 gene encoding receptor-transporting protein 1 codes for MRKFRPWKLRCPAISLPSLTVLSLWRRPEPATSPQGDMCKSLTTAEWKKIFYEKMEEAKPADSWDLIMDPNLQHNVLAPGWKQYLEQHASGRFHCSWCWHSWQSSHVVILFHMFLDPTQRMGCVRMRVFRQLCYECGSARQDESSMLEENIEGLVDNLITSLREQCYGERGGQYRIHVAGRQDSRRHRGESCEACLAGINHWKPSEKMLDEEATTYTFSRPASPAKAAEGGGQGCNFCSVPWCLFWATVLLLIIYLQFSFRSSA; via the exons ATGAGGAAGTTCAGACCGTGGAAGCTCCGCTGTCCTGCCATCAGCCTGCCCTCGCTGACCGTTCTCTCTCTGTGGAGGAGGCCCGAGCCCGCCACCTCACCCCAAGGGGACATGTGCAAGAGCCTGACCACCGCCGAATGGAAGAAGATCTTCTACGAGAAGATGGAAGAGGCGAAGCCCGCTGACAGCTGGGACCTCATCATGGACCCTAACCTGCAGCACAACGTCCTGGCCCCGGGCTGGAAGCAGTACCTGGAGCAGCATGCCTCAGGCAG GTTCCACTGCTCTTGGTGCTGGCACTCGTGGCAGTCCTCGCACGTGGTCATCCTCTTCCACATGTTCCTGGACCCGACGCAGAGGATGGGCTGCGTGCGGATGCGCGTGTTCAGGCAGCTGTGCTACGAGTGCGGCTCGGCGCGCCAGGACGAGTCCAGCATGCTGGAGGAGAACATCGAGGGGCTGGTGGACAACCTCATCACCAGCCTGCGCGAGCAGTGCTACGGCGAGCGCGGCGGCCAGTACCGCATCCACGTGGCCGGCCGCCAGGACAGCCGGCGCCACCGCGGGGAGTCGTGCGAGGCCTGCCTGGCCGGCATCAACCACTGGAAGCCCAGCGAGAAGATGCTGGACGAGGAGGCGACCACGTACACCTTCTCCCGGCCGGCCAGCCCCGCCAAGGCGGCCGAGGGCGGCGGCCAGGGCTGCAACTTCTGCTCCGTCCCCTGGTGCCTCTTCTGGGCCACCGTGCTCCTGCTCATCATCTACCTGCAGTTCTCCTTCCGCAGCTCGGCCTAG